Proteins found in one Anas platyrhynchos isolate ZD024472 breed Pekin duck chromosome 18, IASCAAS_PekinDuck_T2T, whole genome shotgun sequence genomic segment:
- the EXOSC2 gene encoding exosome complex component RRP4, whose translation MAAVTMRLPVARKVVAPSGSRGEEKHLVAPGDTITTDTGYMRGHGTYVDEEKLIASVAGAVERVNKLVCVKALKTRYNGEVGDIVVGRITEVQQKRWKVETNSRLDSVLLLSSMNLPGGELRRRSAEDELAMRDYLQEGDLISAEVQSVFSDGAVSLHTRSLKYGKLGQGVLVQVSPSLVKRQKTHFHDLPCGASVILGNNGFIWIYPTTEQKDEEAGGFTTNLEPVPLSDREVISRLRNCIVALATQKMMLFDTSILYCYEASLSHQIKDILKPEVMEEIVLETRQRLLDLEG comes from the exons atggcggcggtCACCATGAGGCTGCCGGTGGCCCGCAAGGTGGTGGCGCCGAGCGGGTCGCGGGGCGAGGAGAAGCACCTGGTGGCGCCGGGGGACACCATCACCACGGACACGGGCTACATGAG GGGCCATGGCACCTACGTGGATGAGGAGAAGCTGATCGCCTCGGTGGCCGGTGCTGTGGAGAGGGTGAACAAGCTGGTGTGCGTCAAGGCGCTGAAGACCAG GTACAACGGTGAAGTCGGCGACATCGTGGTTGGCAGGATCACGGAG gttCAGCAGAAACGATGGAAAGTGGAAACCAATTCCAGGCTAGATTCAGTCTTGTTGCTGTCATCTATGAATTTACCTGGTGGGGAACTG AGAAGGAGATCGGCAGAAGACGAGCTTGCAATGAGGGACTATCTGCAGGAAGGGGATCTCATCAGT GCAGAGGTCCAGTCTGTGTTCTCTGATGGGGCTGTATCGCTGCACACCCGGAGTCTGAAATACGGGAAG CTTGGCCAGGGTGTGCTCGTTCAGGTCTCGCCCTCCCTTGTGAAACGCCAGAAGACTCACTTCCATGACTTGCCCTGTGGTGCATCCGTGATCCTCGGCAACAACGGTTTCATCTGGATCTACCCAACCACTGAGCAGAAAGATGAAGAGGCAGGGGGCTTCACCACCAACTTAGAG CCAGTTCCCTTGTCTGACCGGGAGGTGATCTCACGGCTTCGAAACTGCATTGTGGCTCTGGCTACTCAGAAGATGATGCTCTTTGACACCAGCATCCTGTATTGCTATGAGGCATCCCTTTCTCATCAG ATCAAGGATATTCTCAAACCAGAGGTGATGGAGGAGATTGTTCTGGAAACCCGGCAGAGGCTGTTGGATCTGGAGGGATAG
- the PRDM12 gene encoding PR domain zinc finger protein 12: MMGSVLPAEALVLKPGLKPQGLALAEVITSDILHSFLYGRWRNVLGEQLFEEKSGPKTAFTAEVLAQSFSGEVQKLSSLVLPSEVIIAQSSIPGEGLGIFSKTWIKAGTEMGPFTGRVISPEHVDLCKNNNLMWEVFNEDGTVRYFIDASQEDHRSWMTYIKCARNEQEQNLEVVQIGNSIFYKAIEMIPPDQELLVWYGNSHNTFLGIPGVPGLEEEQKKNKHEDFHTVETGASTTGRMRCVICHRGFNSRSNLRSHMRIHTLDKPFVCRFCNRRFSQSSTLRNHVRLHTGERPYKCQVCQSAYSQLAGLRAHQKSARHRPPNASLQAHSPALPVPHPASLAHHIPTMVL, encoded by the exons ATGATGGGCTCGGTGCTGCCCGCCGAAGCCCTGGTGCTCAAACCCGGGCTGAAGCCGCAGGGGCTGGCCCTGGCCGAGGTGATCACGTCGGACATCCTGCACAGCTTCCTCTACGGCCGCTGGAGGAACGTGCTGGGCGAGCAGCTCTTCGAGGAGAAGAGCGGCCCCAAAACCGCTTTCACGGCCGAGGTCCTGGCTCAGTCCTTCTCCGGAG AGGTGCAGAAGCTGTCCAGTCTGGTGCTGCCGTCGGAGGTGATCATCGCGCAGAGCTCCATCCCCGGCGAAGGGCTCGGCATCTTCTCCAAGACGTGGATCAAGGCGGGCACGGAGATGGGGCCCTTCACGGGCAGGGTCATCTCGCCCGAGCACGTGGACCTGTGCAAGAACAACAACCTCATGTGGGAG gtcTTCAATGAGGACGGCACGGTGCGGTACTTCATCGATGCCAGCCAGGAGGACCACCGCAGCTGGATGACCTACATCAAATGTGCCCGGAACGAGCAGGAGCAGAACCTGGAGGTGGTGCAGATCGGGAACAGCATCTTCTACAAGGCCATCGAG ATGATTCCTCCGGATCAGGAGCTGCTGGTCTGGTACGGGAACTCCCACAACACCTTCCTGGGCATCCCGGGCGTGCCGGGGCTGGAAGAGGAGCAGAAGAAGAACAAGCATG AGGATTTCCACACGGTGGAGACGGGGGCCAGCACCACCGGGCGCATGCGCTGCGTCATCTGCCACCGCGGCTTCAACTCCCGCAGCAACCTGCGCTCCCACATGCGCATCCACACCCTGGACAAGCCCTTCGTGTGCCGCTTCTGCAACCGCCGCTTCAGCCAGTCCTCCACCCTCCGCAACCACGTCCGCTTGCACACCGGCGAGCGGCCCTACAAGTGCCAGGTTTGCCAAAGTGCCTACTCCCAGCTCGCCGGGCTGCGGGCACACCAGAAAAGCGCCCGTCACCGGCCCCCCAACGCCTCCCTGCAGGCTcactcccctgccctgcccgtgcCCCATCCCGCCTCCCTGGCCCATCACATCCCCACCATGGTGCTGTGA